The genomic segment TCGCTCACACGATGGAGGACGCAGCTCATGCGCAAGTGGCTTTCGGGACTTTTGGTGTTGGCGATGCTGGCCGGGTTCTCCGGCTGCAGTTCCTGTGATCGCGACAAGAAGCCGTCCGAGGGCGCGGCAAAGAGTGAGGCGACGCCGGCCGAGCCGGAGGTCGTGGCGGCGCCGGATTTCGGCGGCTCGCACGTGCTCGAAGGGCACACCGACCGCATCACCTGCATCGCGCTCTCGCCCGATGGAAAGCTGCTGGCTTCGGCGTCCTGGGACAAGACGATCCGCATCTGGGACGTCGCAAAGGCGGAACTCGTGACCGAGCTGACCGGCCATGAGGACAAGGTGGAATCGGTGGCGTGGTCGAGTGATGGCAAGTGGCTGGCCAGCGGGAGCTGGGACCAGAGCGTGCGGCTCTGGGATACCTCCGACTGGCAACAGATCGCGACCTTCTCGGGGCCTCCGGGGCGGGGACTCATTGTCGCCTTCGCGCCGACGGGCTCGCTGATGGCCTATGGCGGGCGCAACGGGAAACTCTTCCTCTATGACGCGGCGACGCGCGAGGAACTCAAGGTCTTCGACGCCCATGCCGGGCCGATCACTGGCATCGCCTTCTCGCCCAAGGGCCGCATCCTCGCCAGCTCGGGTGAGGACAAGACGATTCAGCTCTTCGATCTGCAGAAGCTCGAGAAGGAAGGCACCATCGGCGCCAAGGACGGGCACAGCCAGTGGCTCAGCTCGGTGAGTTTCTCGCCCGACGGGCGCTACGTGGTGAGCGGCAGCGGCGATTCGACGGCAAAGATCTGGGACGTGGCGACCGGCGAGGAAGTGCGCACCCTTGAAGGGCACAAGGGCTGGGTCTTCTCCTCGGCCTTTACGCCCGACGGCCAGCTCATTGCCACCGGGGCCAACGACAATGAAGTGATCGTGTGGGACTTCAATACGGGCAAGGAAGTTGCCCGCCGCTCCCAGCACAAGGACTGGGTCTTCGACGTGGCCTTCTCGCCCGACGGCAACACGCTCTACAGCGCGGGCAAGGACAACGTGATTCGGTACTAGGGAAGCAGCACGCCGTCGACTTCGGCTTCGTGGGCGAGCACGTTCGTCAGCGTGAGCGTGTAGTCGAGCCCGACATTGGCCGTGTCGTCGGCGGCGGTGCAGTCGACTCCGCCCAGGGTGATGGTGCCGCTGGTCTGGTAGAGCTCGTTGGGCGCCGGGCGCGCGAGCGGAATGCCGGTGTCGGTAAAAGTCAGAGTGGCGGTGATCGTGGCCGGCGTCATGTAGGTCGCGGTGTTCGTGAGAACCGGAATGCCGTTCGTTAAGGTGCCGGTGAAATCGCCCGACGTAATCGCCGCGGTACCGGACATGCCCAGATTCGCATCGTCGACAACGGGCGGACCCACTTCGACAAAACCCGCTTCGCCCGCGATCTCCAGAATCATGGCCGTGCCGTTCCCGTAGGCGATGAGCAGGAAACGCTCGTTCGCGTCGTCGAGGCGAATGGCGTTGCCGGTGACGTCCTGTTCGGGCGCGGGATCGGAGAGGATGGCGCCCAGGTTGTAGAGGCCCTCGCAGAAGGAGGGGTCATAGATGCCGTCGGGACCGCTCGCGGCGTCGGAATCCAGGCTCACCGAGCCGGCGAAGAAATCGCGCCCCTCGCCCGCGCAGGAGGCGGCGGCGACAAGGACGGTGATGATCAGGAGCTTGCGCAGCGCTTTCATGGCAGTTCGTGTAGCACGCCCCCGCGGCGCCTGCCACTGGCGGCCCCTAGCCCATGACCAGCGGGCCGAAGCGCCGCCAGAGCAGAACCGAGCAGGCCAGCACCACGCAGCCAAAGAGGATCCAGCGCAGGGTGTCGGCCTTTGCATCGAGCGCAAAGCGCACCCCAAGGCGCGAGCCCACGATGGTGGCAACGGCCAGCACCGCGCCGGGCACCCACAGCACCTTGCCCGCCAGCAGGAAGACCGCCAGCGGGACGATGCCGAACATGCCGGAGATGGCGATCTTGAGCGCGTTGGCCCGCACCAGGTCGTAGCGCAGCACCGCGCCGAGCACGAGCAGCGAGAGATAGCCCACGCCCGCCTGCGCGAAGCCGCCGTAGAGTCCTACGAGGAAGAGGTAGAAGATGGCAACGGGCTTTTCCTGCACTGTCAGGTTGAGCACGGCTTCGGTGGGTGCAATGGCCTTGGGCCGCAGCGCCAGCACGGCGGCCATGGCCAGCATGGCAAAGAGCAGCAGGGGTTCGAGTAGCTTTGGATCGATCCACGTAGCGGTGAGTGAGCCGATGAGCGAGCCGAAGGCCGCCGGCGCCAGGATGCTCACCGCGGCCTTGGAGTCGAACTTGCCCGCGCCGTGGAAACCCATGACCGTGGAGGCCGACTGGGCCAGCACGCTGATGCGGTTGGTGCCGTTGGCGAAATCGGCGGGCATCCCCAGCAGGATGAGCGCCGGCAGGGTGAGCAGCGAGCCGCCGCCCGCGAGCGTATTGATGAAGCCAGATCCCACCCCGGCCGCGACGAGAAGGACGATATTGAGGGGGCTGAGGTCGTACATGGCTGCCTTTTCAGGGGAGTCCCGCCGGTGCGGGGCGCGCCCAGCATGAACCTGTAACGCAGCCCTCGACAAGCGGCCCGCCTGCCTATTAGCATGAAACTGACGGGCCTGTCATTGTTTGGACGGGCACTTTGAAGACGAGGATTCCGACCATGAGCCAGCACCCGAGCAGCACCACCCACGGCCTCCATCACGCGGCCTACACCTGCACCGATTCCGAGAAGACCTGGGACTTCTACGCCAACAAGCTCGGCTTCCCGCTCGTGCGCGTGGAGAACCACCTGCACGGCAAGGGCTGGTTCCGCCACTTCTTCTTCGACATCGGCGGCGGCGAGTGCCTGGCCTTTTTCGAGCTCCACCGCTGCGGCGAGAAGAGCGACGCCAAAACGCAGGTCTCCACCGCGCTGGGACTT from the Chrysiogenia bacterium genome contains:
- a CDS encoding WD40 repeat domain-containing protein, coding for MRKWLSGLLVLAMLAGFSGCSSCDRDKKPSEGAAKSEATPAEPEVVAAPDFGGSHVLEGHTDRITCIALSPDGKLLASASWDKTIRIWDVAKAELVTELTGHEDKVESVAWSSDGKWLASGSWDQSVRLWDTSDWQQIATFSGPPGRGLIVAFAPTGSLMAYGGRNGKLFLYDAATREELKVFDAHAGPITGIAFSPKGRILASSGEDKTIQLFDLQKLEKEGTIGAKDGHSQWLSSVSFSPDGRYVVSGSGDSTAKIWDVATGEEVRTLEGHKGWVFSSAFTPDGQLIATGANDNEVIVWDFNTGKEVARRSQHKDWVFDVAFSPDGNTLYSAGKDNVIRY
- a CDS encoding sulfite exporter TauE/SafE family protein, whose product is MYDLSPLNIVLLVAAGVGSGFINTLAGGGSLLTLPALILLGMPADFANGTNRISVLAQSASTVMGFHGAGKFDSKAAVSILAPAAFGSLIGSLTATWIDPKLLEPLLLFAMLAMAAVLALRPKAIAPTEAVLNLTVQEKPVAIFYLFLVGLYGGFAQAGVGYLSLLVLGAVLRYDLVRANALKIAISGMFGIVPLAVFLLAGKVLWVPGAVLAVATIVGSRLGVRFALDAKADTLRWILFGCVVLACSVLLWRRFGPLVMG